A stretch of DNA from Vibrio sp. ED004:
ACAACGCGACTTCGATGATCGCGATGGTCATGCTCATTAGGCCGAGCAAGATTAACGGTTTTTCAAAACCTCGAGTGTAATGGCGGCAGAATGCCAGTATTCCAGTAGGAGGTTGTATCGGCTCTCCCTTTGGAAAGGCTTCAGTAAAGCCTTCAAATTTTTTGTACATAGATTTCCCTTTATAACGAATGCATCTATTAGCAACTGCATCGTCTGTGTAGCTTTGTTTTTATAGGTTCGGTTTGAAATTTGCCGTCTTAGCTTGAAATTATATAAGCGCCAATTCGTTCTTATAAGCATTAAGCCATTCGATGGATTTTGGTTTAAGCGTTTGGTTGAAAACTTGGCTCACGAGTTCGTTTAACACTAATACGTTGTTTAAGCGATGTCGCAGGAAAGGTCCAAAGCGTGTCTTTCATGACGCGTATTTTAGATTGAATCGGACAGGAAAAGTTAAGCTTATTTCAAACGTAATTGATTGTTATGCAACGGTGATAATCCTAACGCTAAATGGATTAAATTGTAACCTAAACCCGCAGCAAGCTAGAGAATGAAGCTCGGATATTTATTCAGCAAATTCTGTATCTCATATGCAAACTGTTGGTTCTTTCTGATGTGCTGTTATCTTGCAGTAAAAATTACCGAATAAACTGAGTTTTGCAGGAATTGTTTGGGATAAATATTCAAATCATTATTCTTTTCAGTGAATCTTGTTGTAACAAGTTGTTTACAATTCTGAGGTAATTAAAAGATAGGGACGGTTGAGATGTTAAACCTACACAAAAAATCACTTCACATTACTAATGTTCAAAACGCCAATTGCGTTGTTATGGTGCCGCCAAAAGAATTTAAATTTAATGAAGAAACGGCACAAGATAATGAGTTTCAGAACAGAGTTAATCTGACCGAAGCTGAAGTAAAATTAGAAACCATGTCCGAATTTAAGACGATGGTCGCTTCGTTGCGTAAAGAAGGTGTGCAAGTTGTAGAGTTTGATTACCCAGAACTTGGCGTGGAAACGCCAGATGCGGTCTTCCCTAATAACTGGTTTAGCACCTGCGGTGATGGAAGCTTATTTACGTTCCCTATGGCGTGTGAAAACCGTCAAAATGAAGTGAAGCCAAGTGCCCTTATTGAAGCGCTCGAAGCGTCTGGTCGCATTGTAAATCACAGTGAGTCTCTAGAGTCTTACATTGCTCAAGGTTCTTATCTAGAGAGCACGGGTGTGATGGTGATCGACCACATTAATAAGACCATCTACGCGGCGCTTTCTCAGCGTTGTGACCGTGAAGTACTAGAAGACTATGCAAAGCGCATTGGTTATTCTCGCGTGGTGTCATTCCAAACAGCACTGCCGTCTGGTCAGCCGATTTACCACACCAATGTGATGATGGCGATTGGTGATAACTTCTGCGTGATCTGTGATGAAGTGATCCCAGAATTTGAACGCCGTTTTGTGGTGAAGTCGCTTGCTAAAGATAAGCAGGTTATCTCTATCTCAATTGATCAGATGAACCGATTCTGTGGCAACATCCTACAACTGGAAACCGTGAATGGCGACAAGGTGATTGCGATGTCTCAATCGGCTTACGATGCGTTCTCTCCAGCTCAGTTAGCGCAACTTTCGACACACGGTAAGCTGCTACCATTTAACGTGAAAACGATTGAAGACATTGGTGGTGGTTCGGTGCGATGCATGTTGGGTGAGGTGTTTTTACCAACACGAGTGAATCGTCTGTAACCAGCACTCACTTTCAGATATGAATTTTTGAATACCACTCTTATCGCAGAGTGGTATTTT
This window harbors:
- a CDS encoding arginine deiminase-related protein codes for the protein MLNLHKKSLHITNVQNANCVVMVPPKEFKFNEETAQDNEFQNRVNLTEAEVKLETMSEFKTMVASLRKEGVQVVEFDYPELGVETPDAVFPNNWFSTCGDGSLFTFPMACENRQNEVKPSALIEALEASGRIVNHSESLESYIAQGSYLESTGVMVIDHINKTIYAALSQRCDREVLEDYAKRIGYSRVVSFQTALPSGQPIYHTNVMMAIGDNFCVICDEVIPEFERRFVVKSLAKDKQVISISIDQMNRFCGNILQLETVNGDKVIAMSQSAYDAFSPAQLAQLSTHGKLLPFNVKTIEDIGGGSVRCMLGEVFLPTRVNRL